A single window of Sporosarcina sp. Marseille-Q4943 DNA harbors:
- a CDS encoding zinc ribbon domain-containing protein yields the protein MTNADNDFLVVETIEETEVNQCGSCGGNAVYDPVSRGLKCPFCGTEVEIIATRENTTEHDYLDALDLADHSWSNEKRVFKCENCGAETLLDNDKVADFCTFCGSSHIAVTDHDAGIKPALVLPFHISKEQAVEKFKTWISKRYFAPSKLKKDYELQKISGAYIPYWTFDSDTKSSYTVKIGTYYYVTVTKTVHRDGKAEQVTEQVRKIRWRTQYGTYNEFFDDVLVKASRNVASGLIDKVEPFQLGGLLDYRTEYLSGFLAERYSIPLKEGWFSARGIIDQRIRNRILRKETGDEVRIVKVDTSYDGITFKHILLPLWISSFTFNNNVYRFLVNGQTGKVSGKAPISVWKVMFTVLLTALVIGIVYMFQDFL from the coding sequence ATGACGAATGCAGACAACGACTTCCTAGTAGTTGAGACAATTGAAGAAACAGAGGTAAATCAATGCGGTTCATGCGGAGGAAATGCAGTTTACGACCCTGTTTCCCGAGGTTTAAAATGCCCTTTTTGCGGAACTGAAGTGGAAATTATAGCAACCCGCGAAAATACGACAGAACATGACTATTTGGATGCATTGGATCTGGCAGATCATAGTTGGAGCAATGAGAAACGGGTCTTTAAATGTGAGAATTGCGGCGCGGAAACATTGTTGGATAATGATAAAGTTGCTGATTTCTGCACTTTTTGCGGTTCGTCTCATATTGCCGTTACGGACCATGATGCGGGTATTAAACCGGCATTGGTGCTTCCCTTTCACATATCAAAGGAACAAGCTGTTGAGAAATTCAAAACATGGATATCCAAAAGATATTTCGCACCTTCAAAGTTGAAAAAAGATTATGAGCTGCAAAAAATCAGTGGTGCATATATCCCTTATTGGACGTTTGACTCGGATACTAAATCCTCCTACACAGTAAAGATTGGAACGTACTATTATGTTACCGTGACAAAGACTGTGCATCGCGACGGAAAGGCCGAGCAAGTTACCGAGCAGGTCAGGAAAATAAGATGGCGCACCCAATACGGCACATATAATGAATTTTTCGATGATGTATTAGTTAAGGCATCACGTAATGTCGCCTCCGGTTTAATCGACAAAGTTGAGCCTTTCCAACTTGGTGGCTTACTCGACTATAGGACGGAATATTTATCGGGCTTCCTTGCAGAACGATATTCCATTCCGCTAAAAGAGGGCTGGTTTTCAGCTCGTGGCATTATCGATCAACGAATAAGGAATCGAATTCTCCGAAAGGAAACGGGCGATGAAGTAAGAATTGTGAAAGTGGACACGTCATATGACGGGATAACATTCAAACATATTTTGCTGCCGCTCTGGATTTCGTCATTCACCTTCAACAATAACGTGTACCGCTTCCTTGTGAATGGGCAGACGGGAAAAGTAAGCGGCAAAGCCCCGATCAGCGTATGGAAAGTAATGTTCACTGTTCTGCTTACGGCTCTTGTTATCGGCATCGTATATATGTTCCAAGACTTTTTATAA
- a CDS encoding SPFH domain-containing protein, whose translation MGIFNFFKSQFIEVIEWTDQNSNTMVYRFPVQNNEIKMGASLIVRESQVAVFVNEGEIADVFTPGHHVLYTQNMPVLTKLKSWKTGFNSPFKAEVYFVNTKQFINQKWGTSNPIMMRDADFGMIRLRGYGIYSYRVSDAARFLKELFGTNSSYDTSSIENHLKKMILSGLTDLFAESQIPALDLAMHYDELSTQGREKMKERFAEFGFEITSLFIENLSLPKEVEEAMDKRTTMGVLGNMNTYTQYQAAEAIRDAAQNEGGGMAATGAGIGAGAAIGNMMAGAFSANQQHAAPSAEPAKMACPHCQAQIRATAKFCPECGTSVQVKKVPCVNCHAEIKEGSNFCGECGAKQVTEKKCARCGATNGPTAKFCGDCGDSLDG comes from the coding sequence ATGGGGATTTTTAATTTTTTCAAGAGTCAATTCATTGAGGTCATAGAATGGACGGACCAAAATTCCAATACAATGGTTTACCGTTTTCCTGTGCAAAATAACGAGATAAAAATGGGCGCAAGCTTGATCGTTCGTGAATCGCAAGTAGCTGTATTCGTAAATGAAGGCGAAATTGCCGATGTGTTCACGCCAGGGCATCATGTTTTATATACGCAAAACATGCCTGTATTGACGAAGCTGAAGTCTTGGAAAACCGGATTCAATTCCCCTTTCAAGGCTGAAGTCTATTTTGTGAATACAAAGCAGTTCATTAATCAAAAATGGGGAACTTCCAATCCGATTATGATGCGTGATGCGGATTTCGGGATGATCCGCTTACGTGGCTATGGCATCTATTCGTACAGAGTTTCCGACGCTGCACGTTTTTTAAAAGAGCTGTTTGGCACCAACAGTTCGTATGATACGAGCAGCATTGAAAATCACTTGAAAAAGATGATCCTTTCCGGATTGACAGATCTATTTGCAGAATCGCAAATACCTGCACTAGACCTTGCCATGCACTATGACGAACTAAGCACACAAGGTAGAGAGAAGATGAAGGAACGCTTTGCTGAATTCGGCTTTGAAATCACTTCCCTCTTTATTGAAAATTTGTCACTCCCAAAAGAAGTAGAGGAAGCTATGGACAAGCGGACGACGATGGGTGTTCTAGGCAATATGAATACGTACACGCAATATCAGGCAGCCGAAGCGATCCGTGATGCCGCCCAGAACGAAGGTGGCGGTATGGCGGCCACTGGTGCCGGCATCGGAGCGGGCGCTGCTATAGGTAATATGATGGCAGGAGCTTTCTCCGCAAATCAGCAACATGCAGCCCCTTCGGCCGAACCGGCAAAAATGGCTTGCCCACACTGCCAAGCGCAAATTCGGGCGACGGCAAAATTCTGCCCAGAATGCGGAACTTCTGTTCAAGTAAAGAAAGTCCCGTGTGTCAATTGTCACGCAGAAATCAAAGAAGGTTCAAATTTCTGCGGAGAATGCGGCGCAAAACAAGTGACAGAGAAAAAATGTGCGAGATGCGGCGCAACTAATGGCCCTACAGCAAAGTTTTGTGGAGATTGCGGAGATAGCCTGGATGGCTGA
- a CDS encoding MBL fold metallo-hydrolase → MIHKIEIPTPFAVGDVNAFVVKGDALSLVDAGPKTPEAYEAIKRGLKEIGYTFNDIEQVVLTHHHPDHAGWMDAFDKAEVVGHPYNNLWLKRDQAFMEYHDRFYLQCLKEEGVPEVYFNWVEKMKRPIRLMGDRTLNRTIEEGDEWTGHPGWTIMETLGHAQSHIVLFNEKTGEMIGGDLVLEKVSSNPLIEPPAERNAERPKSLLQYNASLTRLLDLPIDIVYGGHGNEVRNVHPLIELRLQKQHERAMKVHSMLNDGSRTIYELTQQLFPTVYEKELGLTLSETIGQTDYLVSKGLVRETIGEGGILYYEQT, encoded by the coding sequence ATGATACATAAAATCGAAATTCCAACGCCGTTCGCGGTAGGAGATGTCAATGCATTTGTCGTCAAAGGGGATGCTTTATCACTTGTTGACGCGGGACCTAAAACACCAGAGGCATACGAGGCGATAAAACGAGGCCTGAAAGAAATCGGTTATACATTCAATGATATAGAGCAAGTCGTTCTGACTCATCATCACCCCGATCATGCCGGCTGGATGGATGCATTTGACAAGGCGGAAGTGGTCGGTCATCCGTATAACAACCTATGGCTGAAGAGGGATCAGGCATTCATGGAGTACCATGACCGCTTTTATTTGCAATGTCTAAAGGAAGAAGGCGTGCCGGAGGTCTATTTCAATTGGGTGGAAAAGATGAAAAGGCCGATACGTTTGATGGGGGACCGGACGCTGAACAGGACAATCGAAGAGGGCGACGAGTGGACAGGCCATCCAGGCTGGACCATCATGGAAACACTCGGACATGCTCAAAGCCATATTGTTTTATTCAATGAAAAGACAGGGGAGATGATTGGGGGAGACCTTGTACTGGAAAAAGTATCGTCCAATCCTTTAATCGAACCTCCTGCGGAACGTAACGCAGAGCGTCCGAAGTCGTTATTGCAATACAATGCTTCTTTGACACGTCTGTTAGATCTGCCGATTGATATCGTTTACGGCGGTCATGGAAATGAAGTTCGGAATGTCCATCCTCTAATCGAATTAAGACTTCAGAAACAACATGAACGGGCAATGAAAGTGCATTCGATGCTAAATGACGGAAGTAGGACGATTTATGAGCTGACACAGCAATTGTTCCCGACTGTCTATGAAAAAGAACTTGGCCTAACACTATCCGAGACAATCGGACAAACTGATTATTTAGTATCAAAAGGGCTTGTACGAGAAACGATTGGAGAGGGCGGTATTTTGTATTATGAACAAACGTAA
- a CDS encoding SDR family oxidoreductase, translated as MNKRKTVLITGATSGVGYATAMRLLADANRYTVYATGRAPDKLWELQNEGAIAIPADITNKDEKENLLEQTGPLDIVIFSAGVGHFETAHELSDQEIQSMMDTNFIAPVGLTKRVLPQMIDRRQGHLIYIGSQAGKVATPKASVYAATKHALIGYTNALRMEVAPFDINVSVIHPGPIDTPFIDGADKTGNYRSSLGRHLLQVETVADAVIRTIDKPVREINLPGIMGLTSKLYALTPGLVEKVGRKYFMKK; from the coding sequence ATGAACAAACGTAAGACCGTTCTAATAACCGGGGCGACGAGCGGTGTCGGCTATGCAACTGCGATGCGTCTGTTAGCTGACGCCAACCGGTACACTGTTTATGCAACGGGAAGGGCTCCGGACAAGCTTTGGGAATTGCAAAACGAAGGGGCAATTGCCATTCCTGCGGATATAACAAACAAGGATGAGAAGGAAAACCTTTTGGAGCAGACCGGCCCATTGGATATCGTCATCTTTTCAGCTGGGGTAGGGCATTTCGAAACCGCCCATGAATTGTCTGATCAAGAAATCCAATCGATGATGGATACAAATTTCATAGCCCCAGTCGGACTGACGAAGCGCGTCCTTCCACAAATGATAGATCGACGGCAAGGGCACCTCATTTATATCGGTTCGCAGGCAGGAAAAGTGGCGACACCGAAAGCCTCCGTCTATGCAGCGACTAAGCATGCATTAATCGGATATACGAACGCGTTGCGCATGGAGGTTGCCCCGTTTGACATCAATGTTTCCGTCATTCATCCGGGTCCGATTGATACTCCATTCATAGATGGAGCAGACAAAACGGGAAACTATCGTTCATCGCTCGGCAGACATTTGCTGCAAGTCGAAACTGTAGCAGATGCAGTCATCCGAACAATTGACAAGCCTGTCCGTGAAATTAATCTACCCGGCATTATGGGGCTCACAAGCAAACTGTATGCACTCACTCCTGGATTAGTTGAAAAAGTCGGTCGTAAATATTTTATGAAGAAATAA
- a CDS encoding alpha/beta-type small acid-soluble spore protein, translating to MGRKNRVLVPEARKQLDQLKVDVMKAKGYVVDDDQPHAVKFEIAKELGIPLSEEYNGKLTSEQAGKIGGPIGGNMVKEMVRLAQEQMARDKN from the coding sequence ATGGGAAGAAAAAATCGTGTTTTAGTTCCTGAGGCACGCAAACAATTGGATCAGCTGAAAGTGGATGTTATGAAAGCAAAAGGATATGTGGTGGATGACGACCAACCGCATGCGGTCAAGTTTGAAATTGCAAAGGAATTGGGCATTCCCCTTTCAGAAGAATACAATGGCAAACTGACATCGGAACAGGCTGGGAAGATAGGTGGCCCAATTGGCGGAAATATGGTGAAAGAGATGGTCCGATTAGCGCAGGAACAAATGGCAAGAGATAAAAATTAA
- the hprK gene encoding HPr(Ser) kinase/phosphatase has product MKTVTIEHIVKRFSLEVLVGHHMLSKILKKTKVRRPGLEFMDKFDFIATEHVQILGKNEINYLHTLSDEECKLRIANIVQYDPPCIIITSNQEEPLGLRQYCTEEQIPVLRTPDSTSEMSAKLDAYVTKEMAPEIAVHGVCVNVAGIGILLRGKSGVGKSETAHTLIGRGHRLIADDIVVLKKLSPQTLLGTHDETNKEFLALRSIGLLNVVRLYGRAAFQEESRIALDIELTEWKDNALNNELELDTKFKSYMDVPVPHIQIQLQPGRDVAGLIEAAANNWYLQQQGYSAAEEFKKRLESEFN; this is encoded by the coding sequence ATGAAAACTGTAACCATTGAACATATCGTAAAGCGATTCTCATTGGAAGTCCTTGTTGGACATCATATGCTAAGTAAAATCTTAAAAAAGACGAAAGTCAGAAGACCGGGCTTGGAGTTTATGGATAAATTTGATTTTATTGCGACGGAACATGTCCAAATTCTAGGGAAGAATGAAATCAATTACTTGCATACGCTTTCGGATGAAGAATGCAAGCTCCGAATCGCCAATATTGTCCAATACGATCCACCGTGCATCATTATTACGTCCAATCAGGAAGAACCGCTTGGTTTAAGGCAATATTGTACAGAAGAACAAATACCCGTCTTACGGACACCTGATTCGACGAGTGAAATGAGCGCCAAGCTGGATGCTTACGTCACGAAAGAGATGGCACCTGAAATTGCCGTCCATGGCGTATGTGTCAATGTAGCTGGCATTGGAATCCTGCTCCGTGGAAAGTCGGGAGTGGGGAAGAGCGAAACGGCCCATACACTGATCGGCAGGGGGCATCGATTGATTGCAGACGATATCGTTGTGCTGAAAAAACTTAGTCCGCAAACTCTTCTCGGCACACATGACGAAACTAACAAGGAATTTCTGGCGTTACGTAGCATCGGTCTGCTCAACGTTGTCAGGCTTTATGGCCGTGCGGCTTTTCAAGAAGAAAGCCGAATTGCGCTCGATATTGAATTGACGGAGTGGAAAGACAATGCATTGAATAATGAACTTGAACTGGACACGAAATTCAAGTCTTATATGGATGTTCCAGTTCCGCATATCCAAATCCAACTACAACCGGGTAGAGATGTGGCAGGTTTAATTGAGGCGGCAGCAAATAACTGGTATTTACAACAGCAAGGATATAGTGCTGCAGAAGAATTCAAGAAGCGGCTTGAATCAGAATTTAATTAA
- a CDS encoding TetR/AcrR family transcriptional regulator, with translation MSNKKIQLSRMWKYFIDATKEIINEDGINQVTIRKVADRAGYNSATIYNYFGEVSHLIFFASMKLLKEYTEEVTESMQKGQTSLEKYMLAWECFCRHSFQQPAIFHAVFIMDLGDHPERMIERYYEMYPSDLINIPEELKPILFERSMTKRGKSLLQLVAQDGLIDERQVDSLNEMTNLLWQGMLTNILNNRLDYSLEEAQQKTLEYINQMVKNALINKNL, from the coding sequence ATGAGCAACAAGAAAATTCAATTGAGCCGCATGTGGAAATATTTTATTGATGCGACAAAAGAGATTATAAATGAGGATGGAATAAATCAAGTAACGATTCGGAAGGTCGCAGACCGTGCCGGATACAACAGTGCGACGATATACAATTACTTTGGTGAAGTATCACATTTGATTTTCTTTGCATCGATGAAGCTGTTGAAAGAATATACGGAGGAAGTTACGGAAAGCATGCAGAAAGGACAAACTTCTTTGGAGAAGTATATGCTTGCATGGGAATGCTTCTGCAGACATTCCTTCCAGCAGCCCGCCATTTTCCATGCAGTGTTCATTATGGATCTTGGGGATCATCCGGAAAGGATGATTGAACGTTATTATGAGATGTACCCTTCTGACTTAATCAATATCCCCGAAGAGTTGAAACCGATTTTGTTCGAACGAAGTATGACGAAAAGAGGAAAGTCACTTTTACAATTGGTAGCACAGGATGGACTGATCGATGAACGACAAGTAGATTCACTTAATGAAATGACTAATCTTTTATGGCAAGGGATGCTCACGAATATATTGAATAACCGGCTAGATTATAGTTTGGAAGAAGCTCAACAAAAGACGTTGGAATACATTAATCAAATGGTAAAAAATGCATTGATCAATAAAAATCTATAG